A genomic stretch from Telmatocola sphagniphila includes:
- a CDS encoding LssY C-terminal domain-containing protein codes for MISLFRLNYTPQPSEQPYLSRIQNQSDEHAEISIAILTSLEAKQILGVPLANRGLQAIWVRVKNKSENGTRLLMTKIARDYFTAREAAGVCHFSILKRLLAFGFAGWFLLPLVILALPFKLYAVRRANEKMNACFQQLSFPLKNIAPGTTSEGIVFAPRDFGTKVVDVALVMNMDVKEYRFSVDLVGPKVDHQLTLAPTAASEEKQDLDLATLLHKLRGLPATTTNALGGRTGDPVNLAVIGQFATLIGVFAPRWDQTEIITLGSCWRTFKSFLTGAEYRYSPVSALYLFSRPQDFALQRVRDSINERIHLRLWSTSWLFQGQPVWVGQISRDIGVRFTWKTWNLTTHRIDSDVDEARDYVMEDLFESGRLLGGGYLPGVGACTRENPRHNLTGDPYFTDGNRAVLMVSEEKTLPKIFQWA; via the coding sequence ATGATCTCGCTATTCCGCTTGAATTACACTCCCCAGCCGAGCGAACAACCTTACCTGTCGCGAATCCAAAATCAATCCGATGAACATGCCGAAATCAGCATTGCGATTCTGACCTCCCTAGAGGCCAAGCAGATACTCGGCGTACCTCTCGCTAATCGCGGCCTGCAAGCGATCTGGGTCCGGGTGAAAAATAAATCGGAGAATGGCACCCGTCTGTTGATGACCAAGATCGCACGGGACTATTTCACCGCGCGGGAGGCTGCCGGGGTCTGTCACTTCTCCATACTCAAACGGCTCCTGGCCTTCGGCTTTGCCGGTTGGTTTTTACTTCCCTTGGTCATACTGGCTCTGCCGTTCAAGCTTTATGCGGTGCGCCGAGCGAACGAGAAGATGAACGCCTGCTTCCAGCAGCTCAGTTTTCCGCTGAAAAATATCGCCCCGGGAACGACCTCGGAAGGAATCGTTTTTGCACCACGAGATTTCGGGACCAAGGTGGTCGATGTCGCTCTCGTGATGAATATGGATGTCAAAGAATATCGCTTTTCCGTCGATCTGGTGGGACCGAAAGTCGATCATCAGCTGACGCTGGCCCCGACCGCAGCGTCTGAGGAAAAGCAGGACCTCGATCTCGCGACGCTACTGCATAAATTGCGCGGTTTACCCGCCACGACGACCAATGCTTTAGGGGGACGAACCGGCGACCCGGTGAATCTGGCGGTGATCGGTCAGTTCGCTACTCTGATCGGTGTCTTTGCGCCGCGCTGGGATCAAACGGAAATCATCACCCTCGGTTCCTGCTGGCGAACGTTCAAGTCATTTCTCACCGGTGCGGAGTATCGCTACAGTCCGGTGAGTGCTCTTTATTTGTTCTCCCGACCCCAGGATTTCGCACTGCAAAGGGTGCGAGATTCGATCAACGAGCGAATACATTTGCGACTTTGGAGCACTTCCTGGCTTTTTCAGGGTCAGCCGGTTTGGGTGGGGCAGATCAGCCGGGATATCGGAGTCCGCTTCACCTGGAAAACCTGGAATTTAACGACCCATCGCATCGATTCGGATGTCGATGAAGCCCGGGATTATGTGATGGAAGATTTGTTCGAATCGGGTCGTTTATTGGGAGGCGGCTACCTGCCCGGAGTCGGGGCTTGCACGCGGGAGAATCCCCGTCACAATTTAACGGGCGATCCCTACTTCACCGATGGAAATCGCGCCGTTCTAATGGTCTCCGAGGAGAAGACCCTGCCGAAGATCTTTCAATGGGCCTAA
- a CDS encoding PepSY-associated TM helix domain-containing protein: protein MTPAYRRLLKVSRLMHVYLTLFGLVTILFFAATGFMLNHEDWFLPSEPRVRTMEGKLDAATLHSVDKFIVSENLRRVFGIAGFVNTFRDDENSIEVEFIRPSERTVAEINRETGETQITFESRGWAGLITDLHKGKSAGSVWGWVIDIVCILLVIICTTGLVLWSSLKSRGKWGTVAMLLGLGSVIAVFYWAVP, encoded by the coding sequence ATGACTCCTGCTTATCGTCGTTTACTGAAAGTTTCACGGCTGATGCACGTCTACTTGACCCTCTTTGGGCTGGTGACGATCCTCTTTTTCGCCGCGACCGGCTTCATGCTCAATCATGAAGACTGGTTTCTGCCCTCGGAGCCGCGCGTTCGAACTATGGAAGGGAAACTGGATGCGGCCACCCTGCACTCGGTCGATAAGTTTATCGTTTCCGAAAACTTGCGGCGCGTTTTTGGTATCGCCGGTTTCGTGAACACTTTCCGGGACGATGAGAATTCCATTGAAGTCGAATTCATCCGGCCCAGCGAACGCACTGTCGCCGAAATCAATCGGGAAACGGGTGAAACGCAAATCACTTTCGAAAGTCGAGGCTGGGCCGGGTTGATTACCGATTTGCACAAGGGAAAATCGGCCGGTTCGGTCTGGGGATGGGTGATCGACATCGTCTGCATTTTGTTGGTGATCATCTGCACCACCGGCTTGGTGCTCTGGTCTTCTCTGAAGTCCCGCGGCAAATGGGGGACAGTCGCCATGCTCCTGGGTCTGGGAAGCGTGATCGCGGTTTTCTACTGGGCAGTTCCCTGA
- a CDS encoding DUF2271 domain-containing protein, giving the protein MQEITRRGLMQAGAAGLASSLLPGWVSGRENEIPAEEFAFHHDHILGTSFDLIIQTNSCEIAEEAESLALREIDRLRKVFSLHDPESELSRLNRTESAMAVSADLLTVLRLYENWQPATGWALNAQVDVLRAIWKTAENEGRLPEPEPLHSLVRVMRSPAWNIDSASGLVTRTTSHTLDLNAAAKGYIVQRVGEVIKSNFPNIASGLVNLGGDMFGWGRSWPIGIQNPKTPEENAIPLAAVRLNNSAVATSGGYQRYFVIDSRRYSHLIDPRTGQSAESVCSATVTARDSTTANLLATTLCVLGVEEGLRLIESISGVECLLVNASGEVFTSSGLELQPILSDDDKKKSDDSKTKPKSEAWPEGYQVSINLEIPKIEGAKKYRRPYVAVWIETEEGKAIRTLAVWGNAPKYLKDLTDWWKIGKDDKDLIKAVTRATRGPGKYDLVWDGKDDKGKKQGQGTYQLKIEVHREHGKHLRQTTKLECRAEKFSASLEKNDETGDTSVEYGPKKTS; this is encoded by the coding sequence ATGCAGGAGATTACTCGGCGCGGCTTGATGCAAGCCGGCGCGGCTGGTCTCGCCAGCAGTCTGTTGCCCGGTTGGGTGTCAGGCCGCGAAAATGAAATCCCTGCCGAGGAATTCGCCTTCCATCATGACCATATCCTTGGTACTTCCTTCGATTTGATAATCCAGACAAATTCTTGCGAGATCGCGGAAGAGGCCGAAAGCCTCGCTTTGCGCGAAATCGATCGACTCCGAAAAGTCTTCAGTCTGCACGACCCCGAAAGCGAACTGTCACGCTTGAACCGGACCGAATCAGCGATGGCCGTTTCGGCCGACCTGCTGACCGTACTCCGACTTTATGAAAATTGGCAACCGGCCACTGGTTGGGCATTGAATGCCCAAGTGGATGTTTTGCGAGCGATTTGGAAGACCGCGGAAAACGAGGGCCGTCTACCCGAACCCGAGCCACTCCATTCCTTGGTCCGTGTGATGAGAAGTCCCGCCTGGAACATCGATTCGGCGAGTGGTCTGGTAACTCGAACGACTTCCCATACTCTCGACCTGAATGCGGCCGCCAAAGGTTACATCGTGCAGCGGGTGGGCGAGGTAATCAAATCCAATTTCCCAAACATCGCCAGCGGTTTAGTAAATCTGGGTGGCGACATGTTCGGTTGGGGCCGATCCTGGCCGATTGGCATTCAGAATCCCAAAACGCCCGAGGAAAATGCGATTCCACTAGCGGCGGTGCGGTTGAATAATTCCGCTGTTGCCACCAGCGGCGGCTATCAGCGTTATTTCGTGATCGACTCGCGGCGTTACTCTCACCTGATCGATCCGCGCACGGGCCAGTCGGCCGAATCGGTGTGCTCGGCTACGGTTACCGCCCGGGATAGTACCACCGCCAACCTCCTGGCTACCACCCTCTGCGTACTGGGTGTGGAAGAGGGACTTCGGCTCATCGAGTCGATTTCGGGTGTGGAATGTCTGCTGGTGAATGCCTCCGGAGAAGTATTCACCAGCAGCGGCCTGGAATTGCAGCCGATTCTGTCGGACGATGACAAGAAAAAATCCGACGACTCGAAAACCAAACCCAAATCGGAAGCTTGGCCCGAGGGTTACCAGGTTTCCATAAATCTGGAAATCCCCAAGATCGAAGGGGCCAAGAAATATCGTCGGCCTTATGTCGCCGTCTGGATCGAAACGGAAGAAGGCAAAGCAATTCGAACGCTAGCGGTGTGGGGCAATGCTCCGAAGTATCTGAAGGATCTCACCGATTGGTGGAAGATCGGTAAAGACGATAAGGATTTGATTAAAGCGGTGACTCGTGCAACGCGCGGGCCGGGTAAATACGATCTGGTGTGGGACGGCAAAGATGATAAGGGTAAGAAGCAGGGTCAGGGCACCTATCAGTTGAAGATCGAAGTTCATCGCGAGCATGGCAAGCACCTCCGGCAGACGACCAAATTGGAATGTCGGGCGGAAAAGTTCTCCGCCTCCCTGGAGAAAAACGACGAGACGGGCGACACCAGTGTGGAGTATGGACCTAAGAAGACATCATGA
- a CDS encoding tetratricopeptide repeat protein, translating into MTDALQAVFEQAVMAHRNGRLDLADQLYRQVLSEIPDHAPSLSNLGSIFVNRGQLQDAIQTYQHAIKADPNRPDGYYNLANLVRKLGRLSEAEGLYRRSLVADSEFARSYHNLGLVLGQMGRWNEAIPCYENALRLDSQFVEVHNLLGQALLQAGKFDAAISRFQRYTRLQPNDPRGFHNLALALAQRNMLEPAKQAIEAALKLKPNYAEAFNARAILLWQQGKCLEAIGDWRQAITLQPNNPEFLANLSSVAEEAGDLDHAVGSLEKSLEHFPHNPAMHSSLIRLLNSVAMPPEELFQEHLKWAARFANPIHPTVNPKPTDSQAERILNIGYVLGEVSLAEVRAFFEPLFRQHKRDQVKVILLSNTRTEPVIAALRKSCDALHSIVGLNDAEAEHLIQNEKIDILVDLSGHNPGNRLGLFALKTVPVQASLFGYPLSTGMKAIDYRISESYADPPGSTEKLHSERVWRLPQVSWAYQPPEPLPKLSSPPFVKNGYITFGVMQTPRRVLPGMMDVWASILKEEPTARLRMVLGKNAFAKERYVQIFTKFEIDPARIDFLPRLEEKDYWEFFNSIDISLDTFPANGRLTTADALLMGVPVVTLSGRTAVSRLGLSLLRLVDLNDLVTWKPEDYKVIAVRLARDASRLKILRDVLRGKLQSSAACNWEQFVRDLETAYRGMWLRAITN; encoded by the coding sequence ATGACGGATGCTCTTCAGGCTGTTTTTGAACAGGCGGTAATGGCTCACCGCAACGGTCGGCTGGATCTGGCCGACCAGCTTTATCGTCAGGTGCTGTCGGAAATTCCCGATCACGCCCCCAGTCTGAGCAACCTCGGCTCAATTTTCGTGAATCGAGGCCAGCTTCAAGACGCGATTCAAACTTATCAACATGCCATCAAGGCCGATCCGAATCGACCGGATGGCTATTACAATCTCGCCAATCTGGTGCGAAAACTTGGGAGATTGTCGGAGGCCGAGGGGCTATATCGGCGGTCTCTGGTGGCCGACTCGGAGTTTGCCCGTTCCTACCATAACCTCGGCCTGGTTCTGGGTCAGATGGGTCGATGGAATGAAGCGATACCCTGCTATGAAAATGCTCTGCGGCTCGATTCGCAATTTGTGGAAGTGCACAATCTGTTAGGTCAGGCTCTGCTGCAGGCGGGCAAATTCGATGCGGCGATTTCCCGGTTTCAGCGTTATACGCGCTTGCAGCCTAACGATCCCCGCGGTTTTCATAACCTTGCGCTGGCGCTCGCCCAGCGCAATATGCTGGAACCGGCCAAGCAGGCCATTGAAGCGGCTCTGAAACTCAAGCCGAATTATGCGGAAGCCTTCAACGCCCGGGCCATTTTACTCTGGCAACAGGGAAAATGTCTGGAAGCCATCGGCGATTGGCGACAGGCAATCACGCTACAGCCAAACAATCCTGAATTCTTAGCCAACTTAAGTTCGGTAGCCGAGGAAGCAGGCGATCTCGATCATGCCGTGGGGTCTCTGGAAAAATCCCTGGAACACTTCCCGCATAACCCGGCCATGCATAGTTCCCTTATTCGCTTACTGAACTCCGTGGCCATGCCTCCCGAAGAGCTTTTTCAGGAACACTTGAAATGGGCGGCCCGGTTTGCCAATCCGATTCACCCGACGGTCAATCCGAAACCGACCGACTCTCAGGCCGAACGAATTCTGAATATCGGCTATGTTCTCGGTGAAGTTTCGCTGGCGGAAGTGCGTGCATTTTTTGAGCCCTTGTTCCGGCAGCATAAGCGGGACCAGGTGAAAGTGATTCTTCTATCGAACACCCGAACCGAACCGGTAATAGCCGCACTAAGAAAGTCTTGCGATGCCCTGCATAGTATCGTCGGGCTGAACGACGCCGAAGCGGAACATCTGATTCAAAATGAGAAGATCGACATCCTGGTCGATCTGAGCGGCCATAATCCGGGGAATCGTCTCGGCCTCTTCGCTCTGAAAACGGTTCCCGTACAGGCTTCGCTCTTCGGCTATCCCTTGTCGACCGGAATGAAGGCGATCGACTATCGAATCTCCGAATCTTATGCGGATCCACCGGGAAGTACCGAGAAACTGCATTCGGAAAGAGTCTGGCGACTGCCTCAGGTCTCCTGGGCCTATCAACCGCCAGAGCCCTTACCAAAACTGAGTTCCCCTCCGTTCGTTAAGAACGGCTATATCACCTTTGGGGTGATGCAGACCCCGCGGCGAGTGCTGCCCGGAATGATGGATGTCTGGGCCTCAATTCTGAAGGAAGAACCGACGGCACGACTCCGCATGGTGCTGGGAAAAAACGCATTCGCGAAGGAACGCTACGTTCAAATTTTCACCAAATTTGAAATCGATCCCGCCCGCATCGACTTTCTGCCGAGACTGGAAGAAAAGGACTACTGGGAGTTCTTCAATAGCATCGACATCTCACTCGATACGTTTCCGGCCAACGGACGATTGACGACGGCAGACGCCTTACTCATGGGTGTTCCTGTAGTGACCCTGTCGGGTCGAACGGCCGTCTCCCGCTTGGGCCTCAGCTTACTTCGACTGGTGGATCTGAACGATCTGGTGACTTGGAAGCCGGAGGATTACAAGGTAATTGCGGTGCGGTTGGCTCGCGATGCGTCGCGGTTGAAAATACTCAGGGATGTGCTTCGGGGGAAACTGCAAAGCTCGGCCGCCTGCAACTGGGAACAATTCGTGCGCGATCTGGAAACGGCTTATCGCGGGATGTGGCTCCGAGCAATTACGAACTGA
- a CDS encoding N-acetylglucosamine-6-phosphate deacetylase, translated as MIRYRGQHFRTRQPIDIVCREGRIEAIAPIDPKLTADVTAEFLAPGLFDIQINGALGISFNSLQLDEDRIRRVVQKCQSHGIFRFCPTLITASRAAISHGFAVLHRAWERDPVLSRALPGFHLEGPYISGENGPRGAHPKVHVRDPDRAEFQSWQEAAGGRIRLVTLAPELPGAIPFIEWLIRQGVVVAIGHTAASPQLIRDAVSAGARLSTHLGNGSHAEVPRHENYIWEQLASDELMASVIADGHHLPRAVLQSLIRAKMPERIVLTCDASSLAGLPPGEYSEWGSVFEVQKAGRIVVPGTSFLAGSGIFLNDCIVHLVNEIGIDLGTAVDMATAHPARLLGCPIHTLEVGQPAEICLLNLSS; from the coding sequence ATGATCCGCTATCGTGGCCAGCATTTTCGGACCAGGCAACCGATCGACATCGTCTGTCGCGAGGGACGGATCGAGGCCATCGCACCGATCGATCCGAAGCTTACCGCCGATGTCACGGCGGAATTTCTCGCTCCCGGATTATTCGATATTCAGATCAATGGAGCGCTCGGCATCAGCTTCAATTCGCTGCAACTCGATGAAGATCGCATCCGTCGAGTCGTCCAAAAGTGTCAAAGTCATGGTATCTTTCGCTTTTGCCCAACTTTGATTACTGCGAGCCGCGCCGCCATCTCCCACGGTTTTGCCGTTCTGCATCGGGCCTGGGAAAGAGACCCGGTTCTGTCCCGGGCTCTTCCCGGCTTTCATCTGGAAGGCCCTTATATTTCGGGGGAAAACGGGCCGCGCGGTGCCCATCCGAAAGTCCATGTACGCGATCCGGATCGCGCGGAGTTTCAAAGTTGGCAGGAGGCGGCCGGCGGGCGAATTCGGCTGGTGACGCTTGCACCGGAACTGCCGGGCGCCATACCGTTTATCGAGTGGTTGATCCGACAGGGCGTCGTAGTCGCGATTGGTCATACAGCAGCCTCTCCCCAGCTCATTCGCGATGCCGTTTCTGCAGGTGCCCGATTGAGTACGCATTTGGGGAATGGCTCGCACGCGGAAGTTCCACGGCACGAGAACTACATCTGGGAGCAGTTAGCCTCCGATGAATTGATGGCCAGTGTGATAGCCGACGGGCATCACCTGCCAAGAGCGGTGCTCCAGAGTCTAATTCGTGCGAAAATGCCGGAAAGGATCGTCCTGACCTGCGATGCCAGCAGTTTGGCGGGGCTACCACCTGGAGAATATTCCGAATGGGGGTCGGTCTTTGAAGTACAAAAAGCGGGCCGGATTGTGGTTCCAGGCACTTCCTTCCTGGCCGGTTCGGGAATCTTTCTGAACGATTGCATAGTTCATCTGGTCAATGAGATCGGCATCGATTTAGGAACCGCGGTGGATATGGCCACGGCTCACCCGGCTCGTTTGCTAGGTTGCCCGATTCACACCCTGGAAGTCGGCCAACCGGCGGAGATTTGTCTTTTGAATCTCAGTTCGTAA
- a CDS encoding serine/threonine protein kinase: MANAPSISLANYCALIVKSKLVPAEMVKEQFELWQSRNSASDDVEHFRKFLVKAGFLSEYQSVMLARGHADGFQLDTYTIQDRIGKGRMAGVFRAIHSTGQVVAIKVLPPSSAKDPTMLSRFQREAKLLIKLDHPNVVRAFQFGESAGKHYFVMEYLDGQTLDEILSTRKRLPPAEAIQIVYQAMRGMEHIHSRNMVHRDIKPANLILIPSAGSSLAENTLKANVKLLDIGLGKTFFDENIPIHEAETQLTSEGVLLGTPDYMSPEQAKNASAADIRADIYSLGCVLYHCLTGQPPFPDRNLMNQIIRHATETAKPLKDMLNPVPEGLQAVIDIMLAKEPEKRYQTPEKAAQALKLFLKHLPEAPVSPEPSAKYLKWLQIQSSEQKKLADTAALKATDSGHRPRPNPAKLESPRTPPTAEVSKARTKEASPAPKPIPKLEPLEVDVEPVSEEFDVELVPDQGGAAVPIQKFALSRRDFAMLGIGAAGGLLIAGIGYVLSQGAKKEKAE; this comes from the coding sequence ATGGCCAATGCACCCTCGATCTCACTTGCCAACTATTGCGCTCTGATCGTGAAGAGCAAGTTGGTGCCCGCCGAGATGGTGAAAGAACAATTCGAACTCTGGCAGAGCCGTAATTCTGCCAGCGATGATGTCGAACACTTCAGAAAATTCCTGGTTAAAGCCGGTTTTTTATCCGAGTATCAATCGGTTATGCTGGCGCGCGGACACGCGGACGGCTTCCAGCTCGACACCTACACGATTCAGGACCGCATCGGCAAAGGGCGAATGGCCGGGGTCTTTCGAGCCATCCATAGTACCGGCCAAGTCGTGGCCATAAAAGTTTTGCCTCCGTCCTCCGCTAAAGATCCTACGATGCTCTCGCGGTTTCAGCGAGAAGCCAAATTGCTGATCAAGCTCGATCACCCGAATGTGGTGCGGGCTTTTCAATTCGGGGAATCGGCTGGCAAACATTACTTCGTGATGGAGTATCTCGATGGGCAGACTCTCGACGAGATTCTTTCGACGCGTAAACGTTTGCCGCCCGCCGAGGCCATTCAGATCGTCTATCAGGCGATGCGAGGCATGGAGCATATCCATTCGCGCAACATGGTCCACCGCGACATCAAGCCGGCCAATCTGATTTTGATTCCTTCCGCCGGTTCCAGTCTGGCGGAAAACACACTCAAAGCTAATGTGAAACTGTTGGACATTGGCTTGGGAAAGACTTTCTTCGACGAAAATATACCGATCCACGAAGCGGAAACTCAATTGACCAGTGAAGGCGTGCTGCTCGGCACCCCGGATTATATGTCCCCCGAACAGGCCAAGAACGCGTCCGCGGCGGATATTCGAGCCGATATTTATAGCCTGGGCTGCGTGCTCTACCATTGCCTGACCGGCCAGCCGCCATTTCCGGATCGCAATCTGATGAATCAGATTATTCGGCATGCGACCGAAACGGCGAAACCTTTAAAGGATATGCTCAATCCGGTTCCGGAAGGATTGCAGGCCGTTATCGACATCATGCTGGCGAAAGAGCCGGAGAAACGGTACCAGACACCCGAAAAAGCGGCTCAGGCCTTGAAGCTCTTTTTGAAGCATCTCCCCGAGGCTCCGGTATCCCCCGAGCCCTCCGCCAAGTATTTGAAATGGCTGCAGATCCAATCGTCCGAACAGAAAAAGCTCGCTGATACGGCGGCTTTGAAGGCTACCGATTCCGGGCACCGACCGCGACCGAATCCGGCCAAACTCGAATCGCCTCGTACACCTCCGACAGCCGAAGTTTCGAAGGCCAGGACTAAAGAAGCCAGCCCGGCTCCGAAACCGATTCCGAAACTGGAACCTCTTGAAGTGGATGTCGAACCGGTTTCGGAGGAGTTCGACGTCGAACTGGTGCCAGACCAGGGAGGCGCGGCTGTGCCCATTCAAAAATTTGCACTGTCCCGCCGAGATTTTGCAATGCTCGGAATTGGCGCGGCGGGGGGATTGCTGATTGCCGGGATCGGTTATGTTCTTTCCCAGGGAGCGAAGAAGGAGAAAGCCGAATAA
- a CDS encoding sirohydrochlorin chelatase — protein MSSREGIGLLLIAHGSRRKQANEDLEWLAGRIRETATFRFVQTSYLELTEPNILQGGTLCAQQMVSTVVMMPYFLSPGVHVREDLTEARDQLIAQYPDVKFLLAEPLGRHPLLVEIVQQRIGEATN, from the coding sequence ATGTCGAGTCGAGAAGGAATCGGGCTGTTGTTGATTGCTCATGGCAGCCGGCGCAAGCAGGCCAATGAAGATCTCGAATGGCTGGCCGGGAGAATCCGCGAAACGGCCACTTTTCGGTTCGTGCAAACTTCTTATCTGGAACTGACCGAACCCAACATCCTACAGGGTGGCACTTTGTGTGCTCAGCAAATGGTTTCGACAGTGGTCATGATGCCCTATTTTCTCTCGCCTGGTGTCCACGTCCGGGAGGATCTGACCGAAGCACGGGATCAATTGATCGCGCAATATCCCGATGTGAAATTTCTGTTAGCGGAACCGTTGGGAAGGCACCCCCTGCTGGTGGAAATCGTCCAGCAGCGGATTGGAGAAGCGACGAACTAA
- a CDS encoding Minf_1886 family protein — MKYQPAILEIAQKGGRYPYEAYDFIEEALKFTQKRLGRDPGDVTPPDARHHISGPELAVGAVEYAKQEFGMLANAVFRHWKLTCTDDIGEIVFHLIDAGILYKNENDSRDHFHQLFDLEHALTEDFAISLAETPWSKRGTR; from the coding sequence ATGAAATATCAACCTGCGATTTTGGAGATCGCTCAAAAGGGCGGTCGGTACCCTTATGAGGCCTACGATTTCATTGAAGAGGCCTTAAAATTCACGCAGAAACGATTGGGCCGCGATCCGGGGGATGTCACACCTCCCGATGCCCGGCACCACATCAGTGGTCCAGAACTGGCTGTCGGAGCGGTCGAATATGCCAAGCAGGAATTCGGAATGCTGGCCAATGCCGTTTTCCGCCACTGGAAGCTCACCTGTACCGACGACATCGGTGAAATCGTCTTCCACCTGATCGATGCCGGCATTCTCTACAAGAACGAGAATGATAGCCGGGATCACTTTCATCAACTATTCGATTTGGAGCATGCCCTGACCGAGGACTTTGCCATCTCCCTGGCAGAAACCCCCTGGTCCAAACGAGGCACTCGATGA
- a CDS encoding SDR family NAD(P)-dependent oxidoreductase, with protein MKLDPRVALITGASSGIGAALAREFARNNWSVGLIARRKDKLIELTEALRQSGAIAEYSEADVAQIESLQRAVAQLREKLGPIDLMIANAGIGIPTRIEPFNRMEIESTFQINTLGVVYAFDAVLPEMLQRQSGQLVAISSLAGFQGLPGESAYCASKAAVNVFLEGLRMQLRGRGIAVTCVCPGFVKTPMTDKDPYPQPFQMSAEKAATIIYRGIQKKKKVLRFPWQTSLMMRVVRWLPDWLVIKLVEH; from the coding sequence ATGAAACTTGATCCACGCGTTGCCCTGATCACTGGTGCCTCCAGCGGAATCGGTGCCGCTCTGGCCAGGGAATTCGCCCGGAACAACTGGTCGGTTGGACTGATCGCACGTCGCAAAGACAAATTAATCGAATTGACCGAAGCCCTCCGGCAGTCGGGAGCCATCGCCGAATACTCCGAAGCCGACGTCGCTCAGATCGAGTCGTTGCAACGGGCTGTAGCGCAGCTTCGAGAGAAATTAGGACCGATCGATTTGATGATCGCCAATGCCGGCATCGGCATCCCAACGCGAATTGAACCATTTAATCGGATGGAGATCGAGTCCACATTCCAGATCAACACACTGGGCGTCGTTTATGCGTTCGATGCCGTACTGCCCGAAATGCTGCAACGCCAATCGGGTCAACTTGTGGCCATTTCCAGTTTGGCAGGTTTTCAGGGACTGCCCGGAGAATCCGCCTATTGTGCCAGTAAAGCCGCCGTGAATGTCTTCCTGGAAGGTCTGCGAATGCAGTTGCGTGGCCGGGGAATTGCCGTGACCTGTGTCTGTCCCGGGTTCGTGAAAACACCGATGACCGATAAGGATCCCTACCCTCAGCCTTTTCAGATGAGTGCGGAAAAAGCAGCCACGATCATTTACCGCGGCATTCAGAAAAAGAAGAAAGTATTGCGCTTCCCCTGGCAGACTTCGCTGATGATGCGAGTGGTTCGCTGGTTACCCGACTGGCTTGTCATCAAACTTGTGGAGCATTGA
- a CDS encoding FkbM family methyltransferase: MNILSSLRSLTKTLATDFRLSLHGMMPGQYTRIHYRDRVRSRRGEEAPKIESSIRVDGKRIHLYLTSAHAFTMANLFLGEEYDLRKFLNESPKLIVDLGANAGMATAYMNAVYPDAQFICVEPDPRNLPLLEQTIQANQIRAKVVPAAVSSEAGELILRFGDNPTCSALETSPMHDLSSGVKVPVRTVPDLLSESGWSHIDLLKIDIEGTEKDLLGSNNEWLKRVKAIVLEIHPNTSEQEINSFINPFGFSLTRIQKSVEPVFFAQKKSAKD; encoded by the coding sequence ATGAATATCTTATCCTCTCTTCGCAGTCTGACAAAAACTTTGGCAACCGACTTTCGACTTTCTCTGCATGGTATGATGCCCGGCCAGTACACGCGAATTCACTATCGGGATAGAGTTCGTAGTCGTCGTGGAGAAGAGGCTCCCAAGATTGAGAGTTCAATTCGCGTTGACGGGAAGAGAATTCATCTTTACCTCACTTCCGCGCATGCCTTTACGATGGCCAATCTTTTTCTAGGGGAAGAGTATGACCTTCGGAAATTTTTGAACGAATCACCTAAGTTGATCGTCGATCTTGGGGCTAATGCCGGGATGGCCACGGCGTATATGAATGCGGTCTATCCCGATGCTCAGTTCATTTGCGTCGAACCCGATCCGAGAAACCTGCCGCTTCTGGAACAGACAATCCAGGCCAATCAGATACGTGCTAAGGTGGTGCCTGCCGCAGTCTCCTCGGAAGCCGGGGAATTGATTTTACGGTTTGGAGACAATCCCACCTGCAGCGCCCTGGAAACGTCGCCGATGCACGATCTGAGTTCCGGAGTCAAAGTCCCGGTACGCACGGTTCCGGATCTGCTTAGCGAGTCGGGATGGAGCCATATTGATCTTCTGAAAATCGATATCGAAGGAACCGAGAAGGATTTACTTGGCTCGAATAACGAATGGCTAAAACGGGTTAAAGCCATCGTTCTCGAAATTCACCCCAATACCTCGGAGCAGGAAATCAACAGTTTCATCAATCCCTTTGGTTTCAGTCTTACGCGAATTCAGAAGAGCGTTGAGCCCGTATTCTTCGCGCAGAAAAAGTCAGCCAAAGACTGA